Within Winogradskyella helgolandensis, the genomic segment GGTTTTGAAGATGGTAAAAATGATACTTGGTCGCATACTTTTGTTGAAGAATTAAAAAGTAAAACCTACAAAAAAGGATTGTATTATTTTATTGAAGAAGAACCTTTAAGAAAGAATAATGTTGGAAGAAAAGGTATAGAAAATTGGAACGAACTAAAAGATTATCTGTCAGATGAATTTATTGAGTATTTATATAAAGGCTTAAAAAGAGAATTTAATAATAATTACTATCACGAAAACAGCTTATTCTTAATAATTGGATATAAAATCCCTAATAATGAAACTTATGAAGAGCATTGGGATTTAATAAGGATACCAAAAAAAAATATTCCTATTGATTATAATAGAATACCTAAAAACGAACAACAGAATTCAAACAAAAGATTTAAGCATACCCTAAAAAGAAATAAAATCAATTGGGGAACAACTGAAAACATTGATTATAGTCGATTTTTTGGTCGAGGAAAATTAGATAACAAAATCACAAGCTCAAATATTTTAATTATTGGTTGTGGTGCTTTAGGAAGTTCATTAGCAGAAATATTGGTAAGAGGAGGTGCAAAGAATATAGTTCTTGAAGATTTTGATACCATTAAAGGTGGTAATTTATGTAGAGCAAATTATGATTTAAATGATATGGTCTTTCATAAAACTAATAGTTTAACTAAAAGACTAAAAGCTATATCTCCTTTTGTAAATATAAAAACAATATCTGTTAAACTTAACAATTATGATATTGAAAAAATAAAAGAGGTTTTTAATAATAATGTTGATATTATTTTTGATTGTTCTACAGATACAGAAGTTACATATATAATTGATAAACTCAATTTTAGTGGAAAAACATTTAGTCTTGCCATAACTAATAATGCAAAATCATTTGTTTCAATAACAGGTAAAAATTTAACAAAACAAGCTAAAACTATTTTTGAATTTGTCGAAAATGAAGAGCCTTCTTATTTTGAAGGAACAGGATGTGGATATCCAACTTTTGAGGCTAATTATAATGACATAAATGCCTTACTGAATGTTGGTGTAAAAGTTATAAATAATAATTATTCCAAAAGAATAGAACATGCGTCCTTTATTATTCAACCAGATTTTGGAGATGAATTAATAATAGATATTAAAGAGTATGAATATTATATTCTTAATAATATTAATAGTGCTATACACATATCTAAAAGTGTTTTAAAGAGAATAGAAGAAGAAACCAAGTTTCACTATCCAAAAGAGTTTGGAGGAGTTTTTATAGGTTATAAGTCAGATTTACACTTTATAATTACTGATATATTAATACCTGATCATTATAAAAATGGGCAAACTATTTTTATTAGAGAACCAGGAACTTTAAACGAAAGGTTGAGTGAAATTCATAAAATGACTAATGGTGAAATTGAATATTTAGGAGAATGGCATTCTCATCCTAATGGGCCAACAACTCCTAGTCGAACAGATATAAATGCGATGCAAGAAATTGCTAAGGATAAAAACATAAATATTGATAAACCTCTATTAATGATTGCAGAGGTTGACAATATCTCTTTTGGTAAAGATTTATATATATATGATAATAAAAATTTAAAAAAATATGAGTGATAAAATTAATTTAAGGAAATTATTTGGAGGCTTACAAGCACAAATGATTGCCCAATTAAATACTAATAGAGAATTTATAGAACATCCTGGTTCTAAAGGAGATTCTTTAGAAAATACTTGGATTGAATGGTTAAGAACATATTTACCTAATAGATACTGTGTTGATAAAGCTATTGTTATAGATTCAAAAGGACAATTAAGTCATCAAATTGATTTAGTGATTTATGACCAAACATATACACCTTTTGTTTTTAAGCAAAATGGGATTTTTTATATACCAGCAGAAGGAGTCTATGCTGTTTTCGAAGTAAAGCCAGATCTTGATAAGGGCAATATAATTTATGCAGGAGATAAAATCGAAAGCGTTAGAAAATTACAAAGGACATCAACAAAAATAATTGATAGAGGTAGACCTTTTAATCCAAGAGCTTTAACTAAAATCTTAGGTGGTATCTTGACTATAGAAACTGAAATAAAAGAACCTACTATTGAAAAGCATTTAAAAAGTTTGAAAGGTCTCAAATCTATTGACATTGGATGTGCTGTGAAAGACAAAAGTTTTTATGTTAATTATAACAAAGATGATAGCATTTTTAATCTTGATAAAGATGCAAACTTAACTTTTAAAGAGCATAATGATTTAATAACAAAATTTTACGAAAATAGAAATGTAAATAACATAGAATTCAGTAAAAAAAACAATTCCTTAGTTACATTTTTTTTACAGCTAACAAGATATTTACAACAAAGTATTGGAACAGTCGCTGCTATTGATTTATCTGAATATGCAAAAGCTATTAATTTTGATATTGATGAAGAAATTTAAAGATAATGAATAAGAAGCTCATTAAATATAGTAAGAATGGAGTAGTTATTTTTGGATTGACTAATGCTTTTATAAATGCAATTCAGCAAATAAATTCTATCAAAGAAATTCCTGAGCAAAACTTTGATTGGTCAGAATTATTAAAAGCAGGAGGTAAAGGTGCGCTATTAGGTGGAGTAGGGGGCGCTTTTATTGGTGGAATAGTAGATTCTAACAACGCTAAAAAAGAACGTCTAAATACAAGTGCAATATTATCAACTGTTGTTTCAAATATTAGATTAGATAAAAACAATTCTATTTATAAAAAACTGTCTATAAAAGCTAATCGCATTATAAATGATTTAGAAATATACTTTAATAACAGTTTGGGTGGCTCACCACTAAAAATAGGTTCTACTGAAGAGGGAACATCGCTTTCAGATTCTTTTGATATCGATATAAGTGTGCCTTTTAGTTCTAATAGTTTTAATTCAACTTCTGAAATGTATCATACATTATATGAGTATTTTGACGAAAATTATTCAGATAAAGATTTTATTAGACTTAGAAAGCAAAAAAAATCAATAGGTATAATTTATCGAATTAATGGAGAGGATTATAAGATTGATGTTGTTCCTTATAAACTAAGTAAAACTATTAATAATAAAACAGCTGGTTATTTGTATGTCAATAATAATTCGTTCTTTAAAAAAGATAGTTACACAAAAACTGATATTATTAGTTTAAAGAGTATTAAATTAACTACAATTCAACAAAAACTATTAATCGCATTAAAAAAATGGAAAAAAGAATATTCTATACCAATTAGTTCGCATCTATTAAAAATGTTGATTATTGATGCGTATGAAATCAATAAAGGAAATATCCCTAGAGATTTTACAAAGAAGATCCTAATGACTATTACATATATTGAAGAAAATATTATGTATAGACGGATTACCAGTATTGAGAATACAAATAATATACTTACTGATTTTGATGAATCGGATAAATTACTTATCAAAAAAGAATGTAATAATATCATTAGTGATTATAAATATCGACCTAATTCAATTTTAAAATACTTTGATTTTTTATAATTAAACCACTTAACAAATAATCTCTCCTAAACCCGATACCGTTCCTTCAACTCATCAAACAAATACTACGGTTCAGTGTACTTCTAGACACTTTCACATAATCGGCAATAGCATCAACAATAAGCAATTATTATTGTTGATATAAGACCTCATAAAATTCCACCCCAAACCCCTAAAAAAATCAAAACCATTCTATTAATTTCGCACTGTACAAACATTGCATAAATTAAGAAGCTTGCTAGAAAAAAGACCACAAGTACCCCAAGAACAGATCACAGAAGTAGATTACTTTATTTATTGCTTAGAAGGAGTCGATGATGTAGACGCCAACACGGTAACCGAAGCACAACAAAACTTAGAGCAATTGGCCCTAAACTATGGCATAGCAAGTATTTATAAAACCTGCGACACCATTGAAGGCCTAGAAGAGAGCTTAAACGCATTGGTAGTAGATGATCATAACTTTAAGGATTATGAAATCATCTATTTGGTGATGAGGGGAGAAGCCAATAATATATGTTTAAATGACTACTACTATAGTTTACAGGAAATCGCAGAACTTTTTGAAGGCCGGTTAGACGGAAAGATTTTACATTTTTCAAATGCAAAAATTCTAGATTTAGACGAAGAAGAAGCACAGTATTTTTTAGATATTACGGGAGCAAAAGCCATTTCTGGTTATGGTCATGCCTATAATGGCATAGCGAGTACAAAACTAGATGAAGCTTTCTTTAATTTATTTAAAGAAGATGATGATATGTTAGCCGTTGTAGAAGAGTTGCACCAAAGACATTATAACGCCTGCAAAGTATTGGATTTTAGATTGTATTATTAAACGCAGTCGCTTACAAAAAACCACCACAAACCACCAACCAACCACCTTAAAATTAATGCTTTACACTGAAAACTGAACACTGAACACTGAACACTTCAAACTCCACACTTAACACTTTACACTTCAAACTCCACACTTCACACTTCTACAACCCCTCAACAACCCCCTTAAGCTTCACAGTAATCTCCTCAGCAATCCCTTTCAAAGCGTCATTTTCCACCGCTTGCATAGAAGCCATAGGGTTAACAGCAGCCACTTCAATGTCACCAGAATCTAATTCCTGAACAATAACATTACAAGGCAGCATGGTGCCAATTTTATTCTCCGCTAATAAAGCTTTATGAGCATACGGAGGATTACACGCCCCTAAGATTTTATAATTATTAAAATTCACATCCAGCTTCTTTTTAAGCGTGGCTTTAATATCGATTTCCGTTAATACACCAAACTGTTCCGTTTTAAGTGCAGCGGTAACCTTTTCTACGATATCGTTAAAATTACCTTTTAAGATTTTGCTAAAATAATAGTCCATAATACGTTAATTTTTAAGATTAATAAGGATTACAAATTATAAACCATAAGTTACAAAAACCACTGTAACACACGAAGCATTAACCTGTTAAATAAGTCATAAAAGCGATGGTATATCATAAGTCTTCATAAACGTTTTGGTTCTTTATACTTTATTCTTAACTCTTAATTTTGTTTAGCTCACGCGTTAATAGGGTTTAAGTGTTCGTGAATCTTCGATGTCTTTTGTTTCAAGAAAAAAAGATATAAAGAGAACAATTTTATAAACGATACAAACGCAATCATCATAATAAAAAATAAAGTTCCAAGGTTTACCTTTTCACTCACTAAACCAACACAACAATAGCTTTAGAAATTAAGATTTATATTCTAATCCTTACTTTTGTAAAAACAGAACCCATCTTAATGTTCAAATACATTCAGAAACATGCCATATTATCCATTTCTGTGGCCATCATTTTCAGCTGTACCATACTGGTCTTTTTTGCTACCGAAACAAGTTATAACGTCATTGATAAAGCGTCATTATGGGTGCGCAATTATTTTGGGTATTTCTATCTCTATTTAGGGTTTGCTTGTGTTTTAGCAGTATTGGCGATAGCATATTCGCGTTATGGAAACATCAAACTAGGCAAACCATCAGCCAAACCTGAATATTCCCTTTGGGCATGGACGGCCATGCTATATAGTGCCGGTATGGGATCTGGCATTTTATTGCGTGCCGTGCAAGAGCCTGTTTTTATGCAACAGAATCCGCCTTATGCGTCTAATTTGCCAGCAGATACCCTAGCATTAGAGTTTACGTTTTACCAATGGGGATTAACTGCTTGGGCGTTTTATGGCCTTTTTGCCTTAATTATTGCTTATGGCTTATACCTCAGAAAAAAGAAAGTGAGGATTAGTGCCACCATAGAGGATCACATAAAAAGTAAAACGGCCAGAAATGCAGTAGATATCATCACCATTATAACAACCATTTTTGGACTAATTGCGGCCATAGGCTTGGGAACAACCCAAATCAAAGGCGGTATTAATCATATAACGGGAGCTGACTTCGGGTTAACTGCAACCATTTTACTTTGCGTACTCATTTCGGCTGTAGCCTGTTATTCGGCTTGGCAAGGCGTAAACAAAGGAATTCAAATATTTTCTAAATTCAATATCATAACCACGTTGGCGATCCTAATATTTGTATTTGTCACTAGCGATATGAGTGCTATCCTAACGGCATTTGCCACAGCGACGTTTCATTATATCATAGACTTTATACCAATGAGCCTAGCCATTGGAAATTATAATCCTGGAATGGAGTTTTTAACAGGGTGGACGTTCTATTATTGGGCATTCTGGCTGGCTTGGGCACCTTTTACAGGCATTTTTATTGCACGTATTTCAAAAGGACGTACCATACGACAATTGCTATTAGGTGTCTTAATTATTCCTTGCTTAGGAACCTTCTTTTGGTTTTCAGTGTTTGGCACCGCTGCTTTTAATTTAATTGAAGAATGGGGAGTCTATAACAATGAATTCGGTAACGTATTTTCTTCCATATTTACCTTTTTTGAGCACTATCCTTATGCCACCTTTTTAAACATCACATCCGTTATCTTATTAATCAGTTTTTTAATTACTTCTGTAGATTCTGCCGTATTTGTGTTAAGTATGTTTACGGATAATGGCGCTAAAAACCCGAGCAAAACGCACCGCGTCATTTGGTCTATTTTCATTTTATTAGCCACAATAGCTTTAGTGTTGTTAGGTAATGTAAAAGCAAATATTAATGTTTTAGAAGCCGTGCAGCGACTGTTAATTATAACCTCATTACCATTTGCCTTTTTTATCATTATTATGTTGGGCTATTTTATTAAAGACCTTAGAAAAAACAAGATCGAACAAAGCAAATAACACAGTGTTAAAATATCTACTAGACACCGCTAATGATTAGTGTTTCAAGATAAAAGATATAGAGAGAACAACTTTATACAATCATCATAATGAAAAATAAAGTTCCAATGTTTAGCCCGGCCTCATATCATTTTGGCGAAAACGATAGCTATCAAAATGCAATTATCCTGTGGATGATTGTATTTGGATACAGCATGTTACTAAATGTTTGTTTCAAATCGTATTTAGCTAAAAATGTCTACTAGACATTTTCTTAACGCCAAATAGTCTAAAACATAGCGAAATGAACCGTAATCGTTTCCAAAATTATATACTATTTTAAAGAATTGATTAAGTATCAATTTTTTAAAATACCTACTTGATTTTTTTGTTTAGCTCACGCGTTAATATGGTTTAAGTGTTCGTGAATCTTCGATGTCTTTTTTTATCAAGAAAAAAAGATATAGAAGAACAATTTTATAAACGATACAAACCCAATCATCATAATGAAAAATAAAGTTCCAATGTTTAACCCAGCCTCATATCATTTTGGCGAAAACGATAGCTATCAAAATGCAATTACCCTGTGGATGATTGTATTTGGATACAACACGTTACGGAAATAGAGAGAACAACGTTTTAACCGATACAACCCAATCGTTGTAATGAAAAATAAAGTTCCAATGTTTAACCCAGCCTCATATCATTTTGGCGAGAACGATAGGTGAATGCAGCGTCCATATTTTAAGGAGCGAGTAGTGCATAATCTTAAGAGTTCCAAATTTTAATTGAATATCAAAGCAATCTTAAGGAGTTCTCATGTTTCTTAAAATATAGCGAAAAGAACCGTAATCGTTTCCAAAATTATATGCTGCCTTGAATTTTTGTTTCTTTTGTTTCAAGACAAAAGATATAGTGAGAACAATATTATAATTGATTGTGACATCAATTATTTAGACCTGCCAGTGAATGCGGCTTGTAAGAATAGAACCTTCAATGTTTAGCCCAGCCTCATATCATTTTGGCGAAAACGATAGCTATCAAAATGCAATTATCCTGTGGATGATTGTATTTGGATACAACACGCTATGGAAATAGAGAGAACAACGTTATAACCGATACAACCCAATCATTATAATGAAAAAATATTAAAAATACATTTTACAATCACACACCTAAAACCCTAACTTTAAACAAATTAACAGCATCAGATAACTTTTTTTTACTAACTTTAAACCCATAACCAACACAAAATCAAATGCCTAAACAAGAAGGCATATTCAAATTCAAAGGCACATTACAAGGCCAATGCTATTACCAACTCAATGGAGAATATGTGGTGCGCAAAGCCGTAGGCCCATCTAGAGAACGTATTAATACAGATCCTGCCTTTGTAAACGTAAAGGCGAATAACCAAGAGTTCACAGCCGCAACACAACTATCTAAAGCCATAAGACGAGGCTTAGGAGCTACAGGTAAAGCATTTCAAGATACGTATATGGCAAGTCGGTTAACGGGCCGTTGCCGTAAAATCATCCAAAAGGGGAGTGGTGACCTTGGAGAACGAGAGGCCAATCTGTTTAATAACCCGAACGCTATCATCGGGTTTCCACTAAAAAAAGACCTTCCATTTCAGCAAATCTATACCGCAAAAGCAGTGGTGAATTCAAACACCAACCGAAGCATCATCACAATCAATATCCCTAAAAGCGAACAGTATAACCACAATCAAACCCCAGAAAACGCGACACATTTTCAATTAACAGCAGCCTTAAGTACCGTTTCAAATAGCACATGGCAATCCGATAAAAATGAATACATTACAGAATATCAAAACGAAAACGCATTAGGGATTGCTGTGGAAAGTCAACCGTTATTATGTAAAATAGAATATCACAATATCAGTCTGCAATTGCAAAGTCCAAATCCAAATAACACACCAACAAATGTGGCACAAACCATCTGGTTAGGCATCACATATCTAAAACAGCAGCATAACGCGTTGGGGATTTTAAAAACAGCACAAGCTATGGAATGTATCGCGGTGATTTAAACAAAAGACATTAAGTCGGAGTATCGTTGGTAATTAAACTTTCTAGAGCATAATACAAACGATTTTTGGCATTCGCCTGAGAACCAAATACAGAACGAAAAACCGTTCCATCAGCAGCAAGCAACACCCATTGCGGAGTCCCTTCAGACGCAAACTGATCATAAACCTGGTGATCACGATCTATATAAATCGGAAAAGGAAGCTCACCACTAGTAAAAATGGCTTTAATAGTAGCTTTATCACCAGTCCGACCTACAAAATCCGCATGAATACCAACCACGTGTATACGAGGAAATTCCTGCTGAAACTCATAAGCCAAAGGAATCGCACGACCTGTACAACCCAAACAATCGTTGTTATAGATAATAAGCAGCAGAATCTTGTCCTTATAAAGTTCCATTAAATCTACAGGAACACCGTCCAAATCTAAAACATTGATGTGAGGTATGGAATCAGTCATTGCTAAGTAGTTTGCTAAGTATTTTGGTAAGTATTAAAGAATAAAACACAGGACAAATTTAACGATTTAAGACGTTTAAACACCATAATATCAAAATGACCATGCTAAAAACCCATACAAGCCAAGCATATCAAAGTACAGAACAGTATACCACAAACCATAATCAAGGACATCTAATAAGAGGTTCACCCATAGTAACCTCGGGTTAACTCCGTATGAAAGCCGGGTCTGATTCGGGTAAACGTCATATCAATTTCGCCGAAGGTTCATCGTAAATAAATACAATAGTGTTCGTAATGCACATGGATCGTGCATAGCATCATTAACGGTATATATTACGGTATGGACCTATAAAATGCCCTATTTCTTAATTGACTATAATTGTCCTATAATGTACTTGCGTTATGTACAACATGGGCTTTGGTTAAAAGCGCATGTTAGCACTCATGTTTCTAAAAAAATTTAATCTATAACTTTCTTTACTTAGTTAATGGAATACTCTTTTTAAGAAAGGGCAGAGGAGTTGTAGAAAATGTGTGTGGAATGATTTAATAAAACAAGAAATAATCATCTATAAATTGATTACATTATTTTATTTTAGTAATCCTAAATGCATCAATAACAAAATATACACATTCAAAAGATATATGGTATTCTTAAGCACAGAAACTATTAAAAAGGCTTATCAATCTTTAATTAGTCATGAGGTGAAAAACTCAAGTGTTCTTCACATTTTTTTAATATTAAAAGGTTGTGGCATTAATAATATGAATTTTAAACCAATAGATGTGATTTCCGAGGATGGTTATCCTATAGCTGTCAATTTGAGCATGTTATTTGGTATGGATGAAAATAAACCAGAAAAATATGAGTTTATTAACCCTTTTAGTATGAAGGAATGGGCAGGTCAAGCACCTTCAGAAGCTTTGAAAAAGTGGGTTTCATCAAGAATAAAAAATAATATTATAGGTGGAGCAACTACTTGGAGAAAAATTATTAATGAAGACATATATAGTAACGAGATTAAATTCACATATAATTATGTTCAAGAGATAAAGGATTTAACTGTCCCAAATATTAAAGTAAAATTATGGCCATTAGTTATTTGGTATAATCGTTTTATGCAATTTGATAGAGAATGTACACCACAAGAGTTAATTGAATCTTTTAAAAACATATTTTATTTAAATGATTTAGAATTGGGATTATTATTTGATAGTACAATTAATTTCAATTTAGAGTTTGCAAGTAGCATTCATGATTATAAAGAAATAAGAAATCAAATTGGAATACATCCTAAAGCTCCAGATAATTGGATAGAATCAACAAAAAATATTACATTAAGCGAGCCTAAATCAGACTATACAATTCAATCATCCAAATTTATTTTTATGAAAGCATCAAAGATTCCATCAATTGAAAAGATAAATCAACTATTGAAGGATAATTATCAAATAATTTTATCGGGACCTCCTGGAACTTCAAAGTCATATATTGCTGACCAAATCGGAAATCAATTATCTGACGAAAATGGACCTAGTTCTGTGATGAAAATACAGTTTCATCCTCAATATTCGTATCAAGATTTTATAGGTGGATTTATCGTTAAAGGGGACAAAGTTGAAATTAATAGAGGTGTTTTTTTGAACTTTATAGATAATGCAAAAAAGGTTGATACACCATTTTTATTAATAATTGATGAAATAAATAGAGCAAATGTTAGTAGTGTTTTTGGCGAAACAATACAGTGTTTAGATAGAAACTATTCAACTAAACTAATATTAGGTGGAAAAGAAGAAGAAATTAGTATACCAAAAAATTTATTGATTATTGCTACAATGAATACGTCAGATCGAACTTTAGGTGTAATGGATTTTGCTTTAAGAAGAAGGTTTTCAGATGTTTATTTTGGCGCTAATGAAGCTGAATTAATATATAAAACCAAATTGGAATGTGGTCTTTCACTTTGTGATTTTTTAAAAAAAATAAATACAAACCTAAAAAGCACACTTAAAAATAATGAATTAATTATAGGGCAATCAATTTTTTATAATGAGAATTATTTAAATACTGATATTTATGAATGGAGTAATAATGGGCTCGAAGACTTATTCAATTATAAAATATTACCAATAATTGAAGATTATTGTAGTAACGAAATTAACAAAATTGAAGATGTAATAGGGATTGAATTATCGAAAAGATTAACTGGAGAAGAGTTTATTGAATCATTCAGGAATTATTTAGCATGAAAATAATTGAAATTGTAGAGAATAATATTATTAGTTTAGACGAGAATGACCTGATAGAACTCGAACAAATTAAAAACAAATTTCCTGATTTACCTTTCGAAATTACAGAATCCAAGCTTATTTGCAATGATTATATTATTGGTGAAATTCAGCTAAAAGATAAATTATTTAGAATAATACCTAGGCATGACGCTTTAAATCTATCTCATTTTTTTGAGATGCTACTTTTTATTGGTAAAATAAAATCTCAAAATCTTGTTTCTTCTTCGAATAAATTCAATCAAAGTTTTGGCATACAAGCATTAGTTGAAAATTATATAAATATTTGTGAAGAGCTAATTAAATATGGAATGACTGGGACATTTCATACTGAAAAGACAAACAGTTTCAAACCATCAGGAAAATTAATAGTTTCAGATTATAATAAAAAATTGATTCCTTTTCAAGGTATAAAAACTGAAATTGATATTTATAATCTAAATAATAATGCAAATCAAATACTAAAAGCTGCATTAATTAAAATAAAAGATTATAAGTTTTTAAATCGTGAATATAGTTATAGGCTTTCTTCGATACTATCAAATTTCCAAAACATTAAAGAATATACCTCCTCATATGATAATATAAAGAGAGACATTGATAGTTTTTTTAGCACTAATAAATACTACCCACTTTGTTTAGAATATGCATTCAAAATTCTTTTAGATTACAAATTGGGATATGATTCTGAAGGAGAAACGCAATGGAATGCATTTCTTGAGAATTCTAATGATATATTTGAAAAATATGTTAGAACTATTTTAGAAAGAGAATTAGATAGTAAAGTTACAAAATGGGCAAAACCAGTCGAATTTGCTCAGTTAAAATATAATGCACAAATTGGTGTAAAATCTTATGCTCCTGATATTATAATTGATTATATAGGTGGTATAGCTAGAGCTGTTTTTGATGTTAAAAACAAAAATTTTAGTCCTAAACATGGTAGTTTGAGTGATTCAGTGAGTGTAGCAGATATATATCAAATGATTTTTTATGCACAACAATTAAATTGTGGTGTTTGTGGATTGATTTATCCTACTTCTGAAAATTTTGATTCGATCAAGTTGGAGTTAAAAGGTAATGATATTCAGTTTTTTTTAATTTCTATTGATATGAGTATGGAATTATTTGAAAGAAATAAAAACTTGATTCAAAAAATAACTAAATGTTTATTATATACTTAATAAATTTGCTATTTTAGAAATATTTGTAATAAGGAAAAATTTAAATGAGGTATATAGATTTATTTTGTGGTATTGGAGGTTTTAGGAAAGCTATGGAAGCAGTAGGAGGTGAGTGTGTGTTTTCTTCTGATATTGATAAATTTGCTCGTGAAACTTATAAAGAAAATTTTGGAGATTACCCAGAAGGAGATATCACAAAAATATCTGAAAATGATGTGCCAGATTTTGATATTTTATTAGGTGGATTTCCATGTCAACCTTTTAGTTATTCTGGAAGAAATGAGGGATTTGAAGATAAAACTAGAGGAACGTTATTTTTTGATATTTTAAGGATTTTAAAAAATAAAAGACCAAAAATGTTCTTATTAGAGAATGTTAAGGGACTAAAATCACATAATGGTGGTGAAACTTTAAAAGTTATTGAGAATAGTTTAATTGACCTTGGATATGACATCCATTGGAAAATTCTTAATAGTCATGATTTTGGTGTTCCACAAAAAAGAGAAAGATGGTATTGTGTTGGTTTTGATAAAACTATTGATTTTAAGTTTCCTGTAGGCAATAAGAAGGGCTCAACATTAAGAGAAATTATTGATGTAAACATTAATGATGAGTCTTTAAATATTACTGATTTTGAATTAGAAAGAATAAAATATCATTTTAATAATGCAGAAGAGATCAGAGTGAAACATGATAGTTCAAAATACAATCCAAATACTAAAAAAGGGAAGCATGGTGTTTTTTCATTTCAAAAGCCAGATGGTTCTTTAAGATTTCATGTTGGTGATAGATCTAAAACTCAAATTCAGGAAGCATTTTATTCCTGTTTAGATACTTATGCATGCACAATAATAGCGAACAGAGTCCCAAAACTTTGGGATATTGGAAGGAAACTTTCTGTTAAAGAAGCAGCTAGAATACAAGGCTTTCCTGATGATTTTAAATTTCCAGTTTCA encodes:
- a CDS encoding ThiF family adenylyltransferase encodes the protein MKEEDNTIRKIYSLLKKDKDLVIVDTIKKVNNYYKGKIEVNYLNEKLSFNFAIPNNYPLTHPNSDNISIIFKNRDYIGLSHINPDGSVCFHPNKDDNFDRKLLYEIKCLKQWIKDYYIYKKEDDNYSYLIHDTESDRIDKLYITNTVNNFRKNTFGTFRYSIFSDERFGTEKFAIKKLFRLGFEDGKNDTWSHTFVEELKSKTYKKGLYYFIEEEPLRKNNVGRKGIENWNELKDYLSDEFIEYLYKGLKREFNNNYYHENSLFLIIGYKIPNNETYEEHWDLIRIPKKNIPIDYNRIPKNEQQNSNKRFKHTLKRNKINWGTTENIDYSRFFGRGKLDNKITSSNILIIGCGALGSSLAEILVRGGAKNIVLEDFDTIKGGNLCRANYDLNDMVFHKTNSLTKRLKAISPFVNIKTISVKLNNYDIEKIKEVFNNNVDIIFDCSTDTEVTYIIDKLNFSGKTFSLAITNNAKSFVSITGKNLTKQAKTIFEFVENEEPSYFEGTGCGYPTFEANYNDINALLNVGVKVINNNYSKRIEHASFIIQPDFGDELIIDIKEYEYYILNNINSAIHISKSVLKRIEEETKFHYPKEFGGVFIGYKSDLHFIITDILIPDHYKNGQTIFIREPGTLNERLSEIHKMTNGEIEYLGEWHSHPNGPTTPSRTDINAMQEIAKDKNINIDKPLLMIAEVDNISFGKDLYIYDNKNLKKYE
- a CDS encoding DUF6602 domain-containing protein → MSDKINLRKLFGGLQAQMIAQLNTNREFIEHPGSKGDSLENTWIEWLRTYLPNRYCVDKAIVIDSKGQLSHQIDLVIYDQTYTPFVFKQNGIFYIPAEGVYAVFEVKPDLDKGNIIYAGDKIESVRKLQRTSTKIIDRGRPFNPRALTKILGGILTIETEIKEPTIEKHLKSLKGLKSIDIGCAVKDKSFYVNYNKDDSIFNLDKDANLTFKEHNDLITKFYENRNVNNIEFSKKNNSLVTFFLQLTRYLQQSIGTVAAIDLSEYAKAINFDIDEEI
- a CDS encoding DUF6642 family protein produces the protein MLEKRPQVPQEQITEVDYFIYCLEGVDDVDANTVTEAQQNLEQLALNYGIASIYKTCDTIEGLEESLNALVVDDHNFKDYEIIYLVMRGEANNICLNDYYYSLQEIAELFEGRLDGKILHFSNAKILDLDEEEAQYFLDITGAKAISGYGHAYNGIASTKLDEAFFNLFKEDDDMLAVVEELHQRHYNACKVLDFRLYY
- a CDS encoding DUF302 domain-containing protein, which produces MDYYFSKILKGNFNDIVEKVTAALKTEQFGVLTEIDIKATLKKKLDVNFNNYKILGACNPPYAHKALLAENKIGTMLPCNVIVQELDSGDIEVAAVNPMASMQAVENDALKGIAEEITVKLKGVVEGL
- a CDS encoding BCCT family transporter → MFKYIQKHAILSISVAIIFSCTILVFFATETSYNVIDKASLWVRNYFGYFYLYLGFACVLAVLAIAYSRYGNIKLGKPSAKPEYSLWAWTAMLYSAGMGSGILLRAVQEPVFMQQNPPYASNLPADTLALEFTFYQWGLTAWAFYGLFALIIAYGLYLRKKKVRISATIEDHIKSKTARNAVDIITIITTIFGLIAAIGLGTTQIKGGINHITGADFGLTATILLCVLISAVACYSAWQGVNKGIQIFSKFNIITTLAILIFVFVTSDMSAILTAFATATFHYIIDFIPMSLAIGNYNPGMEFLTGWTFYYWAFWLAWAPFTGIFIARISKGRTIRQLLLGVLIIPCLGTFFWFSVFGTAAFNLIEEWGVYNNEFGNVFSSIFTFFEHYPYATFLNITSVILLISFLITSVDSAVFVLSMFTDNGAKNPSKTHRVIWSIFILLATIALVLLGNVKANINVLEAVQRLLIITSLPFAFFIIIMLGYFIKDLRKNKIEQSK
- a CDS encoding TlpA family protein disulfide reductase, giving the protein MTDSIPHINVLDLDGVPVDLMELYKDKILLLIIYNNDCLGCTGRAIPLAYEFQQEFPRIHVVGIHADFVGRTGDKATIKAIFTSGELPFPIYIDRDHQVYDQFASEGTPQWVLLAADGTVFRSVFGSQANAKNRLYYALESLITNDTPT